The stretch of DNA TAACCCTGAATTGAACGATTTTGTATTTGCATCAAAACACTTCAAAGAGATGCAAAAATAAACAGCTAATAGATTATAGTTAATAGTTCATAGAATAAGTAGCTATGATCTATCAACTATTAACCATGAACAAGATAAAAATGATAGACCTCCTTACTCCTACGCACTGGAAAGATTATGAGTTGATTGACTGCGGTAATTTTGAAAAACTGGAGCGTTTTGGAAAATACATACTGATCAGACCTGAGCCTCAGGCTGTTTGGGACAAACAACTTAGCGAAGGCGAATGGCAAAAGCTTCACCATATAAAGTTTAAAGGTCGTTCCGCTACAAGTGGAGACTGGGTGAAAAAAGGTAATGCACCCGACAGATGGCACATTGAATATAAAACGAAGGACCTGGATTTAAAGTTCCGTCTCGGACTTACTTCATTTAAACATGTTGGGATATTTCCGGAGCAGGCTGCAAACTGGGATTATATTGCGGAGTCTATCAATATGATGAAAACACCGCAACCTAAGTTTCTCAATATTTTCGCCTATACCGGAGGAGCTTCTATTGCTGCAAAAAATGCGGGAGCTGATACTACTCACGTCGACTCGATTAAACAGGTAGTTACCTGGGCCAATGAAAATATGGAGCTTTCAGGATTGAAAGACATCCGTTGGGTTGTTGAAGATGCCCTAAAGTATGTAAAACGTGAAGTTAAACGCGGTAAAAAATATAACGGCATCATTCTCGATCCACCGGCCTATGGAAACGGTCCAAATGGTGAAAAATGGAAACTCGAAGATCAGATTAATGAAATGATGAAAGATATTGTTCAACTACTTGATGAACAAGAACATTTCTTAATTTTAAATACTTACTCCTTAGGTTTTTCATCATTAATTGTAGAAAACCTGGTGAATACTGCATTTCCAAAGGTTAAAAATCTGAGTATTGGAGAATTGTATCTTCAGGCCACGACCGGATGCAAGCTTCCGCTCGGTGTCTGGGGGAAATTCAGATCGTTTTAATCATTGAATACCATTAGGGTTGACCAAAAGTCAACCCTTTTTTATTACACTCAAAATCAATATATTCTACATAACTTCTTAACTATAAAGCTACTTACCATCTAACCTAAACCTCTTGATATTCAACATCAATAGACCTGAAAATCAATCTCAATTCATAGAATAAGAGTATTACTCTGACTAACCTTGGAAGATATTTTTTTATTTCATGAAATCGATGTAACAATATACTCTTCATTTCGTAAAAGTCTATAAACCATTCCAAAAGCCAGACTTTTCATCAGTTTATCAGCGCTTCTCCTGAAGATGCATGAAACAGTTACAGGTTTGCGATAATAGTTTAAACCTCGAAACATGTAGTTAACAAAAAAAACATGCAGTTAAAAAAAATTACTCTCCTTACTTTATTAGTTGCTTCCGCAACTTCACTAGTTTTCTTCTCAAGTTGTGATCGCTCAGGAAAAGTTTCAGCAGCATCAGCATCAGTAAATGGAAAAGCATCAGCAAATGCCGATGCAGAAAATCTTCAGGGTTCATCGGAAGACGAACCGGTTAAAAAAATCGATCCGGAAGCCAACATTCCTTACGAACC from Solitalea canadensis DSM 3403 encodes:
- a CDS encoding class I SAM-dependent methyltransferase translates to MIDLLTPTHWKDYELIDCGNFEKLERFGKYILIRPEPQAVWDKQLSEGEWQKLHHIKFKGRSATSGDWVKKGNAPDRWHIEYKTKDLDLKFRLGLTSFKHVGIFPEQAANWDYIAESINMMKTPQPKFLNIFAYTGGASIAAKNAGADTTHVDSIKQVVTWANENMELSGLKDIRWVVEDALKYVKREVKRGKKYNGIILDPPAYGNGPNGEKWKLEDQINEMMKDIVQLLDEQEHFLILNTYSLGFSSLIVENLVNTAFPKVKNLSIGELYLQATTGCKLPLGVWGKFRSF